In the genome of Gloeomargarita sp. SKYB120, one region contains:
- the adhE gene encoding bifunctional acetaldehyde-CoA/alcohol dehydrogenase, whose translation MRVTNEQELNELIAQVKIAQEQFARFSQEQVDRIFHQAAMAANEARIPLAKMAVEETGMGVVEDKVLKNHFAAEMVYNKYKDTKTCGVIEEDPHFGIKKIAEPVGIIAGIVPTTNPTSTTIFKALIALKTRNAIIFSPHPRAKRCTVAAASILRQAAVAAGAPDPVIGWIDEPSVPLSQALMQHPDIQLILATGGPAMVKAAYSSGHPSLGVGAGNTPVLIDASADIPMAVSSILLSKTFDNGMICASEQAVIVVEPIYEQVKREFQHRGAYILTPDEVDKVRRIILAEGRLNPEIVGQPVAKIAEIAGFTVPPGTRLLIGEVETVGETEPWSYEKLAPLLAMYRVPNFYAGVAIAAQVVNFGGRGHTAVLYTDPANKDDIAYFEQQVTASRVLLNTPSSQGAIGDLYNFKLDPSLTLGCGTWGGNSVSENVGPQHLLNIKTVVDRRENMLWFRVPPKIYFKYGCLPVALRELQGRQRAFIVTDKPLFELGMLKEVEQVLEELGIEFQVFYDVEPDPKLSNVEKGLERCRSFQPDVLIGFGGGSPMDAAKVIWLMYEHPEVEFSGIAMRFMDIRKRVYTLPPLGQKAILVAIPTTSGTGSEVTPFAVVTDDRTGIKYPLADYALTPTMAIVDPELVMHMPKKLTAYGGIDALTHALEAYVSVLATEFTEGLALEAIKLLFTYLPRAYKYGAKDPVAREKVHYAATIAGMAFANAFLGICHSLAHKLGSTFHLPHGLANALMIAHVIRYNATDAPFKQAIFPQYTYPHAKQRYAEIADFLGLGGRTEDEKVERLVEAVENLKRELELPMSIKEALPDKEREFYEQVEQMAEQAFDDQCTGANPRYPLIRDLKELYVLAYQGCRLESVLYHREEPLALATTTN comes from the coding sequence ATGCGAGTAACCAACGAACAAGAGTTAAATGAATTGATTGCCCAGGTAAAAATTGCGCAGGAGCAATTTGCCCGTTTTTCCCAGGAGCAGGTGGACCGGATTTTTCACCAGGCAGCGATGGCGGCCAACGAAGCCCGGATTCCCCTGGCGAAAATGGCGGTGGAAGAAACGGGGATGGGCGTGGTGGAAGACAAGGTGCTCAAAAATCACTTTGCCGCTGAGATGGTTTACAACAAGTACAAAGACACCAAAACCTGCGGTGTGATTGAAGAAGACCCCCATTTTGGCATTAAAAAAATTGCTGAACCCGTGGGGATCATTGCCGGGATTGTGCCTACCACCAACCCCACATCGACGACCATTTTCAAGGCGTTGATTGCGCTCAAAACCCGTAACGCCATTATCTTTTCACCCCACCCCCGCGCTAAACGCTGTACGGTTGCAGCCGCTAGCATCCTTCGCCAAGCGGCGGTGGCCGCCGGTGCTCCAGATCCGGTGATCGGGTGGATTGATGAACCGTCGGTGCCGTTGTCCCAGGCGCTCATGCAACACCCCGACATCCAACTCATCCTGGCAACGGGTGGACCGGCCATGGTGAAAGCGGCCTATTCGTCGGGGCATCCGTCTTTGGGGGTGGGAGCCGGCAACACGCCTGTCTTGATTGACGCTAGCGCCGATATTCCCATGGCGGTGAGTTCCATCCTGCTGAGCAAGACCTTTGACAACGGCATGATCTGCGCGTCGGAACAGGCGGTGATTGTGGTCGAGCCGATTTATGAACAGGTAAAGCGGGAATTCCAACACCGGGGCGCCTACATCCTGACGCCTGACGAAGTAGATAAGGTGCGGCGGATTATCTTGGCGGAAGGACGCTTAAATCCCGAAATTGTGGGCCAGCCGGTGGCAAAGATTGCCGAGATAGCTGGATTTACAGTGCCGCCGGGAACGCGCCTGCTCATCGGGGAGGTAGAAACCGTTGGGGAAACGGAACCCTGGTCCTACGAAAAACTGGCGCCCCTGCTAGCGATGTACCGCGTGCCCAACTTCTACGCCGGGGTGGCGATTGCCGCGCAGGTGGTGAATTTTGGCGGGCGAGGCCATACGGCGGTGCTCTATACTGACCCGGCCAATAAAGATGACATCGCCTACTTTGAGCAGCAGGTGACGGCCAGCCGGGTGCTGTTGAATACGCCGTCGTCCCAGGGGGCCATTGGCGACCTGTACAACTTCAAGCTGGACCCGTCGCTGACCCTGGGGTGTGGCACCTGGGGCGGCAATTCGGTTTCTGAGAATGTGGGGCCGCAGCACCTGTTGAATATCAAAACGGTGGTGGACCGGCGCGAGAACATGCTCTGGTTCCGAGTGCCCCCCAAAATTTACTTCAAATACGGGTGTTTGCCAGTGGCATTGCGGGAACTGCAAGGGCGACAGCGGGCCTTTATCGTCACCGATAAACCCCTGTTTGAGTTGGGGATGCTCAAGGAAGTGGAGCAGGTGCTGGAGGAACTGGGCATCGAGTTCCAGGTGTTTTATGACGTGGAGCCAGACCCCAAACTCAGCAACGTGGAAAAGGGCCTGGAGCGGTGCCGCAGTTTTCAGCCGGATGTGCTGATTGGGTTTGGCGGTGGGTCGCCCATGGATGCGGCCAAGGTGATCTGGCTGATGTACGAGCACCCGGAAGTGGAATTCAGTGGCATTGCTATGCGGTTCATGGACATTCGCAAGCGGGTGTACACGTTGCCGCCGTTGGGACAAAAGGCCATTCTGGTGGCGATTCCCACCACATCGGGGACGGGTTCGGAGGTGACGCCCTTTGCCGTAGTAACGGATGACCGCACCGGCATTAAATACCCGCTGGCGGACTATGCGCTTACCCCCACCATGGCCATCGTGGACCCGGAACTGGTGATGCACATGCCGAAAAAACTCACAGCCTACGGGGGGATTGACGCCCTGACCCACGCTTTGGAGGCCTACGTGTCGGTGCTGGCGACGGAATTTACCGAGGGGCTGGCGCTGGAGGCCATCAAGTTGCTGTTTACCTACCTACCCCGGGCCTACAAATACGGCGCCAAGGACCCCGTCGCTCGGGAAAAGGTGCATTACGCGGCGACGATTGCGGGAATGGCCTTTGCCAATGCCTTTTTGGGAATTTGCCACTCCCTGGCCCACAAGTTGGGTTCCACATTCCACTTGCCCCACGGCTTAGCCAACGCGCTGATGATTGCCCACGTGATTCGCTACAACGCCACCGACGCCCCCTTCAAACAAGCCATTTTCCCGCAGTACACCTACCCCCACGCCAAGCAGCGCTACGCGGAAATTGCTGATTTTCTGGGACTAGGGGGGCGCACGGAAGATGAAAAGGTAGAGCGCCTAGTGGAAGCGGTAGAAAACCTGAAGCGGGAGTTGGAGTTGCCCATGTCCATCAAGGAGGCCTTGCCTGATAAGGAACGGGAGTTTTATGAGCAGGTGGAACAGATGGCCGAACAAGCCTTTGACGACCAATGCACCGGCGCCAACCCCCGCTATCCCCTGATCCGCGACCTGAAGGAGCTGTACGTGCTGGCCTACCAGGGCTGCCGGCTCGAGAGCGTGCTCTACCACCGGGAAGAACCCCTAGCGCTGGCAACAACCACGAATTAG
- a CDS encoding PIN domain-containing protein, with translation MKIVVDTSIWIDYFRSGNPVLRNLLETSRVCIHEMIIGELALGNFKNRHRVLSFLRDLPSLPLVSHERVLDFVERHQLMGSGIGWVDAHLLAATAQTQYQLWTRDKRLLTVAQSLQLAYCPS, from the coding sequence ATGAAGATAGTCGTTGACACATCTATCTGGATTGACTACTTCCGTAGTGGTAATCCCGTGCTGAGAAACCTGTTAGAAACAAGCCGTGTGTGCATCCACGAAATGATTATCGGTGAACTAGCGCTGGGTAATTTCAAGAATCGCCACCGAGTCTTGAGTTTTCTGCGGGACTTACCTAGTCTTCCCCTAGTGAGTCATGAGCGAGTGTTAGATTTTGTCGAGCGGCATCAACTCATGGGGAGTGGGATTGGCTGGGTAGATGCTCACCTGCTAGCTGCGACAGCCCAGACGCAATACCAGCTTTGGACAAGGGATAAACGTCTCCTGACAGTTGCCCAGTCTTTGCAGCTTGCTTACTGTCCTTCGTAG
- a CDS encoding bifunctional acetate--CoA ligase family protein/GNAT family N-acetyltransferase: MDLATRLPVPEGVSDIWRTQPRSPLEAILRPRTVAVVGATERPGSVGRTLLWNLISTPFGGTVFPVNPKRPSVLGIKAYPRIQDVPDPVDLAVIATPAPTVPEVIAECAQAGVKGAVIVSAGFRETGAEGLALEQHIRANAGSMRIIGPNCLGVMNPIIGLNATFASAMARPGTVGFISQSGALCTSILDWSLQENIGFSAFISIGSMLDVGWGDLIDYLADDPHTKSIVLYMESIGDARSFLSAAREVALTKPIIVLKAGRTEVAAQAATSHTGALAGSDEVVSAAFRRCGVLRVDNISDLFDMAEVLSKQPKLPQGNRLAIVTNAGGPGVIATDAYLHGGGQLANLAPETIAELNRLLPPHWSHGNPVDILGDADAERYAQALEIVSRDPNSDAILVILTPQAMSQPTETANRLIACAQQSRKPILASWMGGESVAPAMNALNAAGIPTFSYPDTAVHIFNYMWRYSRNLRALYETPQLPPDSDEFTPDRPLVQRLCTQALQAGRTLLTEYEAKRILSAYGIPTVPTAVAHTSDEAVTIAEQMGYPVVLKLLSEVITHKSDVGGVQLNLRDAEAVRAAFEQIRTQAQAYHPSAFQGVTVQPLVRGPGYELIVGSSVDVQFGPVILFGSGGQLVEVFQDRSLGLPPLNSTLAKRLMERTRIYQALQGARGQRPVDIEALAQLLVRFSQLVVEQPQIQEIDINPLFASADQLLALDARVVLRQGDPPKLAIRPYPTQYMSCFTLNNGLRVTLRPIRPEDEPLLVEFHKLLSEESVYMRYTHLLKLQHRIAHERLTRICFIDYDREMVLVADYKDPATGQHQVIGVGRFSRYHNSDNAEFAMIIADRYQRQGLGTELLRRLIDIARAENVRQLEAYMLPHNIAMRKICERLGFERQPTSHADELVYVLKLQP, from the coding sequence ATGGACTTGGCAACGCGCTTACCGGTGCCAGAGGGGGTCTCGGACATTTGGCGCACCCAGCCCCGCTCGCCCCTGGAGGCCATCCTGCGTCCCCGGACAGTGGCGGTGGTTGGGGCTACAGAACGCCCTGGGAGTGTGGGCCGCACCCTGCTGTGGAACCTGATCAGCACGCCGTTTGGGGGAACGGTGTTTCCCGTCAATCCCAAACGTCCAAGTGTGCTAGGGATCAAAGCCTACCCCCGCATCCAGGACGTACCCGACCCAGTGGATTTGGCGGTGATTGCCACGCCGGCCCCAACCGTTCCCGAGGTCATTGCTGAGTGCGCCCAAGCCGGTGTGAAAGGCGCCGTGATTGTCTCGGCGGGGTTTCGAGAAACAGGAGCTGAAGGTCTGGCGCTGGAGCAGCACATCCGGGCCAACGCCGGTTCCATGCGCATCATCGGCCCCAACTGCTTAGGGGTGATGAATCCCATCATTGGGCTGAACGCCACCTTTGCCAGTGCCATGGCGCGCCCCGGGACGGTGGGGTTTATTTCCCAAAGCGGAGCGCTGTGTACGTCCATCCTGGACTGGAGTTTGCAGGAAAACATCGGGTTTAGCGCTTTTATCTCCATCGGCAGCATGCTAGATGTGGGCTGGGGAGATTTGATTGATTACCTGGCCGACGACCCCCACACCAAAAGCATCGTGCTCTACATGGAGTCCATTGGCGATGCCCGCTCATTTCTCTCGGCGGCGCGGGAAGTGGCCCTAACCAAACCCATCATTGTGCTCAAGGCGGGGCGCACCGAGGTTGCAGCCCAAGCGGCAACTTCCCACACAGGCGCCTTGGCCGGGAGTGATGAAGTTGTCAGTGCGGCTTTCCGGCGGTGCGGCGTGTTGCGCGTCGATAACATTTCCGACCTGTTTGACATGGCGGAGGTGCTCTCGAAGCAGCCCAAATTACCCCAGGGGAATCGGCTAGCAATTGTCACCAACGCTGGGGGACCCGGGGTGATTGCCACTGATGCTTACTTGCACGGCGGAGGACAACTGGCGAACCTGGCGCCCGAGACGATTGCTGAACTGAATCGCCTGTTGCCGCCCCACTGGAGCCATGGCAATCCGGTGGACATCTTGGGGGATGCCGATGCCGAGCGTTACGCCCAGGCTCTAGAGATTGTCAGTCGCGACCCCAACAGCGACGCCATCTTGGTGATTCTCACGCCCCAGGCCATGTCCCAGCCTACCGAGACCGCTAACCGGTTAATTGCCTGCGCGCAACAGAGTCGCAAGCCCATCCTGGCCAGTTGGATGGGGGGTGAAAGCGTGGCACCGGCGATGAATGCGTTAAACGCGGCGGGCATTCCCACGTTTAGTTATCCCGACACCGCCGTTCACATCTTCAACTACATGTGGCGTTACAGCCGGAATCTACGCGCCCTGTATGAAACGCCGCAATTGCCGCCTGATTCCGACGAATTCACCCCTGACCGCCCGTTGGTGCAACGCCTTTGTACGCAAGCGCTTCAGGCCGGCCGCACGCTGCTGACGGAATACGAAGCCAAACGAATCTTGAGCGCCTATGGAATTCCCACCGTGCCGACGGCAGTAGCCCACACCAGCGATGAAGCAGTGACCATCGCCGAACAGATGGGGTATCCGGTGGTGCTGAAATTGCTCTCGGAGGTCATCACCCACAAAAGCGACGTCGGCGGTGTGCAATTGAACCTGCGCGATGCCGAGGCGGTCCGGGCGGCCTTTGAACAAATCCGCACGCAGGCCCAGGCCTACCATCCCAGTGCCTTCCAGGGGGTCACGGTGCAACCGCTGGTGCGGGGTCCCGGTTACGAACTCATCGTGGGCAGCAGCGTGGATGTGCAGTTTGGGCCGGTCATTTTATTTGGAAGCGGCGGGCAACTGGTGGAGGTGTTTCAAGACCGGTCGCTGGGATTGCCGCCCCTGAATAGCACCCTGGCCAAGCGTCTGATGGAACGCACCCGCATCTACCAAGCCCTGCAGGGCGCTCGGGGACAACGGCCAGTGGATATCGAAGCGCTCGCCCAATTACTGGTGCGTTTTAGCCAGTTGGTCGTCGAGCAACCCCAGATTCAGGAAATAGACATCAACCCCCTGTTTGCTTCGGCGGACCAGTTGCTGGCTCTGGATGCGCGGGTGGTGTTGCGCCAGGGAGACCCGCCCAAGCTGGCGATTCGTCCCTATCCCACCCAGTACATGAGCTGTTTCACGCTCAACAACGGCCTGCGCGTCACCCTGCGTCCCATTCGCCCGGAAGACGAACCGCTGCTGGTGGAATTTCACAAATTGCTCTCCGAAGAAAGCGTGTATATGCGCTATACCCACCTGCTGAAACTGCAACACCGGATTGCCCACGAACGACTGACCCGCATTTGCTTCATTGACTACGACCGGGAGATGGTGCTGGTGGCCGATTACAAAGACCCCGCCACGGGACAGCATCAGGTTATTGGGGTGGGGCGTTTCAGTCGCTACCACAACTCCGACAACGCCGAATTTGCCATGATTATTGCCGACCGCTACCAGCGTCAGGGACTGGGTACGGAACTGCTTCGGCGACTGATTGACATCGCCCGGGCCGAGAATGTCCGGCAACTAGAGGCTTATATGCTTCCCCACAACATTGCCATGCGCAAAATCTGTGAGCGACTGGGGTTTGAACGACAACCCACTAGCCACGCTGACGAACTGGTTTACGTCCTGAAGCTGCAACCGTGA